Proteins found in one Anoplolepis gracilipes chromosome 7, ASM4749672v1, whole genome shotgun sequence genomic segment:
- the LOC140667979 gene encoding uncharacterized protein isoform X1, which translates to MKDMHWLVCTCILTATTVFSCRQSEFQCANGHCVALNKVCNVVDDCGDGSDETRPCSPCNKTYYGDVGKTYDLELHRPKEDKVPYICKLTFNAPGDDFGDIVQLTFDSFTLGKFVSFTAEGCPDGSLQISEAQRPDVGGLWCGTSWGPAIYYSETPSVSIILKLLRLSKDQTGFNFDFRMAYKMIRKSDAVVRYGNPFVGITQVVGMPVSTQRMSVEYANTSMAMPVQMVEQHVPLPTKPSSEQFLGDLISGTYCSRIFTDCDRKKCRLQSPNFPGLYPRNLTCYYAVRQHDVPAGKHALIHVKQPRGQLVAVRARPATQAEPPPRELRLWQDCDVVQDYVTVYDGYTTREPVILKFCGGGEPVPEAISSGPEILVEFTTSPYGTFLHPTPPHSLHGFQLEVQVTFVDAESPTYAKNKRCEFWLRGTGGGVLASPRHSLPRNSTCLYHLRGAGPTPPSPTPPRPLPKFPEQRPGTVWRRPAPRPPQPQFRVWLSILKFHVGTSLSTTDEDCSTTLMVWDGEMMPLSECNDVVCEKERQRYAERMGDPIQPVLARPASNTTLLARYCKDKVPKTCDHAILQNTSRPCSLGESFVSSGSSLTIEMRMIESTALRPVNFRALYEFVDLHQDGDPYGSGPCSRIFYSRNRDNYSDRKFRGPRDIFLYGRGGSKNISCVYRFEGEHDEMVKLRFNKLLNGNRTCRSVNSTDFNRLLCVGSENFSVKVLDLPWPNAPPIQRDCLCSNRSLPINIKSTSNVAEVHFSVLSMDALDDYNNLFFEGVWEFVKTVHAECMQKRRVRGPSGEIKYTSPTEENEKNCENQPWLIDPGPGQYLYVKMHGIIMSNSTKCATKNRIIVHTGGAIHVSVCPKPLADSRHHVVEVFSDGWAVSSNAMILAPGQDPIRTIAVEFIVEEPASYTVTWLELTRRPSVTSTAGLQMSRDCEQRCPELDACINASLWCDGVSHCPSGYDEALTHCSVLLRLPPLQLALGALFVITVFGVVCFIIWRVCRRRGRRSISQHRLKSISSETAIIDGKEVIC; encoded by the exons CTtgcaataaaacatattatggTGACGTGGGGAAGACATATGATCTGGAATTGCATCGACCGAAAGAAGATAAGGTGCCTTACATTTGCAAGCTCACCTTTAACGCGCCAGGTGACGATTTTGGTGATATCGTGCAG CTGACCTTCGACAGTTTTACTTTAGGCAAATTTGTGTCATTCACCGCGGAAGGATGTCCCGATGGATCCTTGCAGATCTCGGAGGCACAGCGTCCCGACGTCGGTGGTCTTTGGTGCGGCACATCCTGGGGCCCCGCGATCTATTATAGCGAAACACCCAGTGTCTCCATCATCCTCAAGCTGCTCAGGCTTAGCAAAGATCAGACAGGATTCAACTTCGACTTTAGGATGGCGTATAAGATGATCAGGAAGTCCGACGCGGTGGTGCGTTACGGAAATCCCTTCGTCG GAATAACGCAGGTCGTCGGGATGCCGGTGTCGACCCAGCGCATGTCTGTCGAATACGCGAACACGTCGATGGCGATGCCGGTGCAAATGGTCGAGCAACACGTGCCACTGCCTACGAAGCCGAGCTCCGAGCAGTTCTTAGGGGACCTAATATCCGGGACTTATTGCTCCCGTATATTCACCGACTGCGACCGGAAGAAGTGCAGATTGCAGTCACCCAACTTTCCCGGTCTCTATCCCCGCAATCTCACTTGCTATTACGCG GTGAGACAGCACGACGTGCCGGCGGGCAAACACGCTTTAATACACGTAAAACAGCCCCGAGGCCAATTGGTAGCTGTAAGAGCGCGACCAGCTACTCAAGCCGAGCCGCCACCCCGGGAGCTACGTCTCTGGCAAGATTGCGACGTCGTTCAG GACTATGTAACAGTATATGACGGATACACCACCAGGGAGCCTGTGATCCTAAAATTTTGCGGCGGCGGAGAACCCGTACCAGAAGCCATCAGCAGCGGTCCGGAGATCCTCGTGGAGTTTACTACCTCCCCTTATGGCACTTTCTTACATCCGACACCGCCCCATTCTCTACATGGATTTCAATTAGAAGTGCAA GTCACGTTCGTGGACGCCGAATCGCCGACCTACGCCAAGAATAAACGTTGCGAGTTTTGGCTGAGGGGCACCGGCGGCGGCGTCCTGGCGTCACCCCGTCACTCACTGCCGAGAAACAGCACGTGCTTGTACCATCTTCGCGGCGCTGGCCCCACCCCGCCGAGCCCGACGCCCCCGCGTCCGTTGCCCAAATTCCCGGAGCAGAGACCCGGTACCGTCTGGCGGAGACCGGCCCCGAGACCACCGCAGCCACAATTTCGCGTCTGGTTATCCATCCTCAAGTTTCACGTGGGCACCAGTCTGTCCACCACGGACGAGGATTGCTCGACGACGTTGATGGTCTGGGACGGTGAGATGATGCCGCTATCGGAGTGCAACGATGTCGTCTg TGAGAAAGAACGTCAACGTTACGCCGAGAGAATGGGCGACCCGATTCAACCCGTTCTTGCACGTCCCGCGAGTAATACCACGTTGCTAGCGAGATATTGCAAGGATAAAGTACCGAAGACCTGCGATCACGCTATCCTGCAGAATACCAGTCGTCCGTGCTCTTTGGGAGAAAGCTTCGTCTCCTCTGGCAGCAGTCTAACTATCGAGATGCGCATGATTGAATCCACGGCGCTTAG ACCCGTCAACTTTCGCGCTCTGTACGAATTTGTCGATCTTCACCAGGATGGCGATCCATACGGTAGCGGACCATGTTCCCGCATCTTTTATAGCCGCAATCGAGACAATTATTCAGATCGTAAATTCAGAGGACCGCGCGATATATTCCTGTACGGCCGTGGAGGGTCAAAGAATATAAG CTGCGTGTACCGCTTCGAAGGAGAACACGACGAGATGGTGAAGCTGAGGTTCAACAAGCTCCTCAATGGGAATCGCACCTGTCGCAGCGTTAACAGCACCGATTTCAATAGGCTGCTCTGCGTCGGGTCCGAGAACTTTTCCGTTAAG GTGCTCGATTTACCTTGGCCAAACGCGCCGCCCATCCAACGCGATTGTCTTTGCTCGAATCGATCGCTACCAATCAATATCAAATCCACCTCTAACGTCGCCGAGGTGCATTTCAGCGTTCTATCGATGGACGCTTTGGACGATTACAACAATCTCTTCTTCGAAGGCGTCTGGGAGTTCGTCAAGACGGTGCATGCAGAATGCATGCAGAAACGCAGGGTCAGAGGTCCATCTGGCGAAATTAAATACACATCACCAACCGAGGAAAATGAG aaaaattgcgAGAACCAGCCATGGCTGATCGATCCCGGTCCAGGTCAATATTTGTACGTGAAAATGCACGGCATAATTATGTCCAACAGCACGAAGTGCGCGACCAAAAATCGTATCATCGTGCACACGGGTGGTGCTATCCACGTGTCAGTTTGCCCAAAGCCACTTGCTGACTCGAGGCATCACGTGGTGGAAGTTTTCAGTGACGGTTGGGCCGTTAGCAGTAACGCGATGATTCTTGCACCGGGTCAGGATCCAATCAGGACCATCGCCGTAGAATTTATCGTGGAAGAGCCAGCTTCCTATACGGTCACGTGGCTCGAGCTTACCAGAAG ACCGTCAGTGACGTCAACGGCGGGTCTGCAAATGTCGCGGGATTGCGAGCAACGTTGTCCGGAATTGGACGCCTGCATAAACGCCTCACTTTGGTGCGACGGCGTCTCCCACTGTCCCTCCGGTTACGACGAGGCCCTGACGCACTGTTCCGTGCTCCTGCGACTGCCACCTCTGCAGCTAGCCCTGGGCGCGCTCTTCGTGATCACCGTCTTCGGTGTCGTATGCTTCATCATCTGGCGGGTCTGTCGACGACGCGGCCGCCGTTCGATATCCCAGCACCGTTTGAAGAGCATCTCGTCCGAGACGGCGATAATCGACGGCAAGGAAGTGATATGCTGA
- the LOC140667979 gene encoding uncharacterized protein isoform X2 → MKDMHWLVCTCILTATTVFSCRQSEFQCANGHCVALNKVCNVVDDCGDGSDETRPCSPCNKTYYGDVGKTYDLELHRPKEDKVPYICKLTFNAPGDDFGDIVQLTFDSFTLGKFVSFTAEGCPDGSLQISEAQRPDVGGLWCGTSWGPAIYYSETPSVSIILKLLRLSKDQTGFNFDFRMAYKMIRKSDAVVRYGNPFVGITQVVGMPVSTQRMSVEYANTSMAMPVQMVEQHVPLPTKPSSEQFLGDLISGTYCSRIFTDCDRKKCRLQSPNFPGLYPRNLTCYYAVRQHDVPAGKHALIHVKQPRGQLVAVRARPATQAEPPPRELRLWQDCDVVQDYVTVYDGYTTREPVILKFCGGGEPVPEAISSGPEILVEFTTSPYGTFLHPTPPHSLHGFQLEVQVTFVDAESPTYAKNKRCEFWLRGTGGGVLASPRHSLPRNSTCLYHLRGAGPTPPSPTPPRPLPKFPEQRPGTVWRRPAPRPPQPQFRVWLSILKFHVGTSLSTTDEDCSTTLMVWDGEMMPLSECNDVVCEKERQRYAERMGDPIQPVLARPASNTTLLARYCKDKVPKTCDHAILQNTSRPCSLGESFVSSGSSLTIEMRMIESTALRPVNFRALYEFVDLHQDGDPYGSGPCSRIFYSRNRDNYSDRKFRGPRDIFLYGRGGSKNISCVYRFEGEHDEMVKLRFNKLLNGNRTCRSVNSTDFNRLLCVGSENFSVKVLDLPWPNAPPIQRDCLCSNRSLPINIKSTSNVAEVHFSVLSMDALDDYNNLFFEGVWEFVKTVHAECMQKRRVRGPSGEIKYTSPTEENEKNCENQPWLIDPGPGQYLYVKMHGIIMSNSTKCATKNRIIVHTGGAIHVSVCPKPLADSRHHVVEVFSDGWAVSSNAMILAPGQDPIRTIAVEFIVEEPASYTVTWLELTRR, encoded by the exons CTtgcaataaaacatattatggTGACGTGGGGAAGACATATGATCTGGAATTGCATCGACCGAAAGAAGATAAGGTGCCTTACATTTGCAAGCTCACCTTTAACGCGCCAGGTGACGATTTTGGTGATATCGTGCAG CTGACCTTCGACAGTTTTACTTTAGGCAAATTTGTGTCATTCACCGCGGAAGGATGTCCCGATGGATCCTTGCAGATCTCGGAGGCACAGCGTCCCGACGTCGGTGGTCTTTGGTGCGGCACATCCTGGGGCCCCGCGATCTATTATAGCGAAACACCCAGTGTCTCCATCATCCTCAAGCTGCTCAGGCTTAGCAAAGATCAGACAGGATTCAACTTCGACTTTAGGATGGCGTATAAGATGATCAGGAAGTCCGACGCGGTGGTGCGTTACGGAAATCCCTTCGTCG GAATAACGCAGGTCGTCGGGATGCCGGTGTCGACCCAGCGCATGTCTGTCGAATACGCGAACACGTCGATGGCGATGCCGGTGCAAATGGTCGAGCAACACGTGCCACTGCCTACGAAGCCGAGCTCCGAGCAGTTCTTAGGGGACCTAATATCCGGGACTTATTGCTCCCGTATATTCACCGACTGCGACCGGAAGAAGTGCAGATTGCAGTCACCCAACTTTCCCGGTCTCTATCCCCGCAATCTCACTTGCTATTACGCG GTGAGACAGCACGACGTGCCGGCGGGCAAACACGCTTTAATACACGTAAAACAGCCCCGAGGCCAATTGGTAGCTGTAAGAGCGCGACCAGCTACTCAAGCCGAGCCGCCACCCCGGGAGCTACGTCTCTGGCAAGATTGCGACGTCGTTCAG GACTATGTAACAGTATATGACGGATACACCACCAGGGAGCCTGTGATCCTAAAATTTTGCGGCGGCGGAGAACCCGTACCAGAAGCCATCAGCAGCGGTCCGGAGATCCTCGTGGAGTTTACTACCTCCCCTTATGGCACTTTCTTACATCCGACACCGCCCCATTCTCTACATGGATTTCAATTAGAAGTGCAA GTCACGTTCGTGGACGCCGAATCGCCGACCTACGCCAAGAATAAACGTTGCGAGTTTTGGCTGAGGGGCACCGGCGGCGGCGTCCTGGCGTCACCCCGTCACTCACTGCCGAGAAACAGCACGTGCTTGTACCATCTTCGCGGCGCTGGCCCCACCCCGCCGAGCCCGACGCCCCCGCGTCCGTTGCCCAAATTCCCGGAGCAGAGACCCGGTACCGTCTGGCGGAGACCGGCCCCGAGACCACCGCAGCCACAATTTCGCGTCTGGTTATCCATCCTCAAGTTTCACGTGGGCACCAGTCTGTCCACCACGGACGAGGATTGCTCGACGACGTTGATGGTCTGGGACGGTGAGATGATGCCGCTATCGGAGTGCAACGATGTCGTCTg TGAGAAAGAACGTCAACGTTACGCCGAGAGAATGGGCGACCCGATTCAACCCGTTCTTGCACGTCCCGCGAGTAATACCACGTTGCTAGCGAGATATTGCAAGGATAAAGTACCGAAGACCTGCGATCACGCTATCCTGCAGAATACCAGTCGTCCGTGCTCTTTGGGAGAAAGCTTCGTCTCCTCTGGCAGCAGTCTAACTATCGAGATGCGCATGATTGAATCCACGGCGCTTAG ACCCGTCAACTTTCGCGCTCTGTACGAATTTGTCGATCTTCACCAGGATGGCGATCCATACGGTAGCGGACCATGTTCCCGCATCTTTTATAGCCGCAATCGAGACAATTATTCAGATCGTAAATTCAGAGGACCGCGCGATATATTCCTGTACGGCCGTGGAGGGTCAAAGAATATAAG CTGCGTGTACCGCTTCGAAGGAGAACACGACGAGATGGTGAAGCTGAGGTTCAACAAGCTCCTCAATGGGAATCGCACCTGTCGCAGCGTTAACAGCACCGATTTCAATAGGCTGCTCTGCGTCGGGTCCGAGAACTTTTCCGTTAAG GTGCTCGATTTACCTTGGCCAAACGCGCCGCCCATCCAACGCGATTGTCTTTGCTCGAATCGATCGCTACCAATCAATATCAAATCCACCTCTAACGTCGCCGAGGTGCATTTCAGCGTTCTATCGATGGACGCTTTGGACGATTACAACAATCTCTTCTTCGAAGGCGTCTGGGAGTTCGTCAAGACGGTGCATGCAGAATGCATGCAGAAACGCAGGGTCAGAGGTCCATCTGGCGAAATTAAATACACATCACCAACCGAGGAAAATGAG aaaaattgcgAGAACCAGCCATGGCTGATCGATCCCGGTCCAGGTCAATATTTGTACGTGAAAATGCACGGCATAATTATGTCCAACAGCACGAAGTGCGCGACCAAAAATCGTATCATCGTGCACACGGGTGGTGCTATCCACGTGTCAGTTTGCCCAAAGCCACTTGCTGACTCGAGGCATCACGTGGTGGAAGTTTTCAGTGACGGTTGGGCCGTTAGCAGTAACGCGATGATTCTTGCACCGGGTCAGGATCCAATCAGGACCATCGCCGTAGAATTTATCGTGGAAGAGCCAGCTTCCTATACGGTCACGTGGCTCGAGCTTACCAGAAGGTAA